A genome region from Desulfovibrio sp. JC010 includes the following:
- a CDS encoding ABC transporter ATP-binding protein, with protein sequence MLKIEGLHVNIGDKEVIKGLNLHIKEGETFILFGPNGSGKTSLLMTLMGFSNYEVTKGKITFKGEDITYAPIYERARLGIGMSFQRPPTIHGLKTRHLVKMCGNGSDVDVEMLAQRVNMTNFLDRDINSGFSGGEIKRSELLQLMAQNPGLLLFDEPESGVDLENMHLIGKMVRTLLDGEIKPNIDLSMKEQKMKKGTNTCGLIITHTGHILDYINADRGQVLFNGHLCCEARPRDILEHIRKYGYKECVKCLN encoded by the coding sequence ATGCTTAAGATAGAAGGCTTGCACGTCAATATCGGTGATAAAGAGGTCATCAAGGGCCTCAACTTACATATAAAAGAAGGGGAGACCTTTATCCTTTTCGGACCCAACGGTTCCGGTAAGACCTCCCTGCTCATGACCCTCATGGGCTTCAGCAATTATGAAGTTACCAAGGGTAAAATTACTTTCAAGGGTGAAGATATCACTTACGCCCCCATTTATGAGCGCGCCCGTCTCGGCATCGGCATGTCCTTTCAGCGTCCCCCGACCATTCACGGTTTGAAGACCCGTCATCTGGTAAAGATGTGCGGAAACGGTTCCGACGTTGATGTGGAAATGCTGGCCCAGCGTGTTAATATGACGAATTTTCTCGACCGTGATATCAACTCCGGTTTCTCCGGCGGTGAAATCAAGCGTTCCGAGCTGCTCCAGCTCATGGCCCAAAATCCCGGCCTGCTGCTTTTTGATGAGCCTGAATCCGGTGTTGACCTCGAAAACATGCACCTGATCGGTAAAATGGTCCGCACCCTGCTCGACGGCGAAATCAAGCCGAACATCGACCTTAGCATGAAAGAGCAGAAGATGAAAAAAGGCACCAATACCTGCGGCCTGATCATCACCCATACCGGGCACATTCTTGATTACATCAATGCTGACCGTGGACAGGTTCTTTTCAATGGACATCTCTGCTGTGAAGCCAGACCTCGCGACATTCTGGAGCATATCCGCAAGTACGGATACAAAGAATGCGTGAAATGCCTGAACTAG
- a CDS encoding anti-sigma factor antagonist has protein sequence MEIFDNPDRIKLAFGIPFFNMDFNELMLTVGERAGAKEKTMIFAPSFPWMLDYAKSPSLCPFTADFILPADSSLVSMADKAGIKLKMPLEYFEFPEQIARICAHYGYSLLHISETALKTNILVRDGFVPLSWDLFTHFKTTGELDDIDVQSICGSANNLRPDIVLISARADSIRSCIPKIYEQLHDCVLICIPHDVDKNKFEDKLDNIFTPLLLLREEMNFLENLKAKSALALPSSVSHDESSIPPKIEIQGTLDTALIPDLLRTGTRMLKRNFSPALDLSETRNASLKGLEALNFLSRKFREAGKKITISDVSPELNKTIHHTGAAVLFDKFPGIQNEL, from the coding sequence GTGGAAATTTTTGATAATCCTGATCGTATAAAGCTCGCTTTTGGAATTCCGTTTTTTAATATGGATTTCAATGAGCTGATGCTGACCGTGGGAGAACGGGCCGGGGCGAAGGAAAAAACCATGATCTTCGCGCCCTCTTTCCCGTGGATGCTGGATTATGCAAAATCGCCATCCCTTTGTCCTTTTACGGCGGACTTCATTCTTCCTGCGGATTCATCTCTGGTAAGCATGGCGGACAAGGCCGGAATCAAACTAAAAATGCCGCTGGAATATTTTGAGTTCCCGGAGCAGATTGCCCGCATCTGCGCCCATTACGGATACAGCCTGTTGCACATTTCCGAAACCGCGCTCAAAACGAATATACTTGTCCGGGATGGTTTTGTGCCCTTGTCATGGGATTTGTTCACCCATTTTAAGACCACGGGTGAGCTGGATGATATTGACGTGCAATCAATCTGCGGAAGTGCCAATAACCTGCGCCCTGACATAGTACTCATCTCAGCCCGCGCTGATTCAATCCGTTCCTGCATTCCCAAAATCTACGAACAGTTGCATGACTGTGTGCTAATCTGCATTCCGCACGATGTGGACAAGAATAAATTCGAAGACAAGCTGGACAATATTTTCACGCCTTTGCTGCTTTTGCGAGAAGAAATGAATTTCCTTGAAAACCTGAAAGCCAAATCCGCGCTGGCCCTGCCCTCTTCTGTCAGCCATGATGAAAGCAGTATCCCGCCCAAAATAGAGATTCAGGGAACGCTCGACACCGCACTGATCCCGGACCTGCTGCGTACCGGAACCCGCATGCTTAAGCGCAACTTCTCACCGGCACTGGATTTATCCGAAACACGCAACGCATCCCTCAAAGGGCTTGAAGCCCTCAATTTCCTGAGCCGCAAATTCCGCGAAGCCGGCAAGAAAATCACTATCAGCGATGTTTCACCGGAGCTGAATAAAACCATCCATCACACCGGAGCTGCTGTTCTTTTTGATAAATTTCCGGGAATCCAAAATGAGTTGTAG
- a CDS encoding Smr/MutS family protein produces the protein MAKKKINSLSDLKGLKFKDNKKEEHVPKAVRKALEAVKKKPAPIKEEEKEIEVDDDQAFMDAMVGVDRMDNSTVAVQKPKPTPAPKKSEEDEGKEYLSSLVSGKIEFELEYSDEFMFGFVRGTDSKVFQKLKQGAFSHESHIDLHGMNSEQAFDNLLFFIRESFLQGQRCVLAVTGRGKNSPGGHSVLKREIQEWLTRDPFRRVVLAFCTAQPKDGGAGAVYILLRKQKKVQGKVKWDKGINWGKEF, from the coding sequence ATGGCTAAAAAGAAAATTAATTCCCTTTCAGATCTTAAGGGTTTGAAATTTAAAGATAACAAAAAAGAAGAACATGTTCCCAAGGCGGTACGCAAAGCACTGGAAGCAGTAAAGAAAAAGCCCGCCCCTATCAAAGAAGAAGAGAAAGAAATTGAAGTGGATGATGATCAGGCTTTCATGGATGCCATGGTCGGCGTGGACCGCATGGACAATTCTACCGTAGCAGTCCAGAAACCCAAACCGACCCCGGCTCCCAAAAAATCAGAAGAGGACGAAGGCAAAGAATACCTGAGCAGCCTCGTTTCCGGTAAGATCGAATTCGAACTGGAATATTCCGATGAATTCATGTTCGGCTTTGTGCGCGGCACAGATTCCAAGGTTTTCCAAAAGCTGAAGCAAGGTGCCTTCAGCCACGAATCCCATATCGACCTGCACGGCATGAATTCCGAACAGGCTTTCGACAACCTGCTCTTTTTCATCCGCGAATCATTCCTGCAGGGCCAGCGTTGCGTGCTGGCCGTGACCGGGCGAGGCAAGAATTCCCCCGGCGGTCATTCTGTACTCAAACGCGAAATTCAGGAATGGCTGACCCGCGATCCTTTTCGCCGCGTGGTACTGGCCTTCTGCACTGCCCAGCCCAAGGACGGCGGAGCCGGAGCAGTATACATCCTGCTGCGCAAACAAAAGAAAGTGCAAGGCAAAGTCAAATGGGATAAAGGCATTAACTGGGGAAAAGAGTTTTAA
- the priA gene encoding primosomal protein N' produces the protein MSTLWQACLASPPYSIYTYEAPADLPKLMEGQRVLVPLGRSVRVAFLIETVDIPPEGVELKSVIWPLEREPLLNSNHFKLYRNIGARQMQPLGKVLENVVPKRFRSAKISFKVADRDFPARLKALDIARMPVERRMELVKIYDEGRMNVSLPASIEKEEYVSLTSDPPWPVRPNAARQLQILEFIFENGPREKGFLKNIMGDWTTGVIKKLHSDSLVKIGPPPEEERNPSEKCSATGPKWDFVPSEQQQAAIDELLTALDEPKSAVKLLHGITGSGKTLVYMTAARKCMEQGKSVIVLVPEIALAYALWNGICPLFPDARKYLYHGYQTPVRKEAIFRALAEDDSPALIVGTRSALFLPVRNPGLIIVDEEHDESYKQEERLPYQAKEVAYVLAHMTGSLLVLGSATPDIKTFHAAQQGAFDVIAMEKRVGKSVLPAVKVVDTSSIKNPEQPFAPETEARLKEVVEKGEQAVVMLNRRGFSPLIYCTDCEESLKCPHCNVSMTYHKGRERVICHYCGNAYHFPLPCATCGGSNLMPLGGGTERLEEQVAKALPPETKILRMDRDSTRRQERLDEILKSFARGDAQVLVGTQMLSKGHNFPGVTLVVVSEGDLGLNLPDYRSAERTFQLLVQVSGRAGRGEKPGEVIIQTRNPQNPIWGAVTSADYKTFFEKEIEKRKRFRYPPFTKLTLIRISHPMGWEGEQLCPPFFSHIREAAKEAGIMAMGPVPAPLAQLRGRKRFNCLLKSDDWLKTRELYAKILRCNPDKKQIRITMDLDPVNML, from the coding sequence ATGAGCACTCTCTGGCAGGCCTGTCTGGCCAGCCCGCCATATTCAATTTACACTTACGAAGCACCCGCCGACCTTCCCAAATTAATGGAAGGACAGCGGGTTCTCGTGCCTTTGGGCCGTTCCGTACGCGTGGCTTTTCTCATTGAGACAGTGGACATTCCTCCTGAGGGGGTCGAACTTAAATCCGTTATCTGGCCTCTTGAACGTGAGCCGCTTTTAAATTCCAATCATTTCAAATTATACCGCAACATCGGTGCCCGCCAGATGCAGCCCCTTGGCAAGGTGCTGGAAAATGTGGTGCCCAAACGTTTCCGCAGTGCCAAAATTTCCTTCAAGGTTGCGGATCGAGATTTCCCCGCCCGTCTGAAGGCTCTGGATATTGCCCGGATGCCTGTCGAGCGCAGGATGGAGCTGGTTAAAATTTACGATGAAGGGCGCATGAATGTCAGCCTGCCTGCTTCTATTGAAAAAGAGGAATACGTCAGCCTGACTTCCGATCCGCCATGGCCTGTGCGCCCCAACGCCGCACGTCAGTTGCAGATTCTGGAATTTATTTTTGAAAACGGACCCCGCGAAAAAGGATTCCTCAAAAACATCATGGGCGATTGGACCACCGGGGTGATCAAGAAGCTTCATTCCGATTCGCTGGTCAAGATCGGCCCTCCGCCCGAAGAAGAACGCAATCCCTCCGAGAAGTGTTCAGCTACCGGACCCAAGTGGGACTTCGTGCCGTCAGAGCAGCAGCAGGCAGCCATTGATGAACTGCTTACTGCGCTGGACGAACCCAAAAGCGCGGTCAAGCTGCTGCACGGAATCACCGGGAGCGGTAAAACTCTCGTTTACATGACTGCGGCCCGTAAATGCATGGAGCAGGGCAAGTCGGTAATAGTACTGGTGCCGGAAATTGCTCTTGCTTACGCCCTTTGGAACGGCATATGTCCTCTCTTTCCGGATGCCCGCAAATATCTCTATCACGGCTACCAGACCCCGGTGCGTAAGGAAGCCATCTTTCGTGCGTTGGCTGAGGATGACAGTCCGGCCCTGATTGTAGGAACCCGTTCGGCTCTTTTCCTCCCGGTGCGCAATCCCGGCCTGATTATCGTGGATGAAGAGCATGATGAATCATACAAGCAGGAGGAGCGTCTTCCTTATCAGGCCAAGGAAGTAGCTTACGTGCTGGCCCACATGACCGGAAGCCTGCTGGTGCTCGGTTCCGCAACCCCGGACATCAAGACCTTTCATGCCGCGCAGCAGGGTGCTTTTGATGTTATCGCCATGGAGAAGCGGGTCGGGAAATCCGTGCTTCCGGCGGTCAAGGTGGTCGATACCAGCTCCATCAAGAATCCGGAGCAGCCTTTTGCTCCCGAGACCGAAGCGCGCTTGAAAGAGGTGGTCGAGAAGGGCGAGCAGGCCGTGGTCATGCTTAACCGCCGTGGTTTTTCCCCACTCATCTACTGCACGGATTGCGAAGAGTCCCTCAAGTGTCCCCATTGCAATGTCAGCATGACCTATCATAAGGGGCGCGAGCGGGTGATCTGCCATTATTGCGGCAATGCCTATCATTTTCCTTTGCCCTGTGCCACATGCGGGGGCAGCAATCTCATGCCTCTGGGCGGGGGCACGGAGCGTCTGGAAGAGCAGGTCGCCAAGGCACTGCCGCCGGAAACGAAAATTTTACGCATGGACCGCGATTCCACTCGCAGGCAGGAGCGGCTTGATGAAATCCTGAAGAGCTTTGCCCGTGGTGATGCGCAGGTTTTGGTCGGTACCCAGATGCTTTCCAAGGGACACAATTTCCCCGGCGTGACGCTGGTGGTGGTTTCTGAGGGTGATCTGGGTCTCAATCTGCCCGATTACCGTTCCGCAGAACGTACTTTTCAGTTATTGGTGCAGGTTTCCGGGCGCGCCGGTCGCGGTGAGAAGCCGGGGGAAGTCATTATTCAGACCCGCAACCCGCAGAATCCCATCTGGGGTGCAGTCACTTCCGCCGACTACAAGACATTTTTCGAAAAGGAAATTGAGAAGCGCAAGCGGTTCCGCTATCCGCCATTCACCAAGTTAACCCTGATCCGCATCAGTCATCCCATGGGCTGGGAAGGGGAACAGCTTTGCCCGCCGTTTTTCAGCCATATTCGCGAAGCTGCAAAAGAGGCCGGGATTATGGCCATGGGACCTGTGCCCGCGCCACTGGCCCAGTTGCGCGGACGCAAGCGGTTTAATTGTTTATTGAAATCTGACGACTGGCTCAAAACCCGTGAGCTGTATGCAAAAATATTGCGCTGCAATCCAGACAAAAAACAGATCCGCATCACCATGGATTTAGATCCGGTGAATATGTTGTAG
- the galU gene encoding UTP--glucose-1-phosphate uridylyltransferase GalU, giving the protein MVIKKVIIPVAGWGTRSLPATKNIPKEMLPIFKKPVVQHVVEEAMSSGLTDVVFINNQNKKIIEDHFDYNLSLEDVLERGGKTEILEEVRKVAEMVNIISVRQKKQLGLGHAVLCAKEVCKNDPFAVMVGDDLMFGLEPGIKQLIDAARTENMAVVGVIEVPENKVNRYGIIQGEEFAPGMYRVRSLVEKPAIGEAPSRLAIVGRYVLLPEIFDHLENLEPGVGGEIQLTDALQGLAQDNKLLAVKLRGQRFDAGDWVEYLTANIYFALQDEELRDDVVARLRELLSCS; this is encoded by the coding sequence ATGGTCATCAAGAAAGTTATTATTCCGGTTGCTGGATGGGGTACAAGATCATTGCCTGCCACCAAAAACATTCCCAAGGAAATGCTGCCTATCTTTAAGAAGCCTGTTGTGCAGCATGTGGTGGAAGAGGCCATGTCCAGCGGACTGACTGATGTTGTTTTCATTAACAACCAGAATAAGAAAATTATTGAAGACCATTTCGATTACAACCTTTCCCTTGAAGATGTGCTTGAGCGCGGCGGCAAGACTGAGATTCTTGAAGAAGTAAGAAAAGTTGCGGAGATGGTTAACATCATTTCCGTGCGTCAGAAAAAGCAACTCGGCCTCGGACATGCTGTTCTCTGTGCCAAGGAAGTATGTAAAAACGATCCTTTTGCCGTAATGGTCGGCGATGACCTCATGTTCGGTCTGGAGCCGGGCATCAAGCAGCTTATTGATGCCGCACGCACCGAGAATATGGCGGTGGTCGGCGTAATCGAAGTACCCGAGAACAAGGTTAACCGTTACGGTATCATTCAGGGTGAAGAGTTCGCTCCGGGTATGTACCGGGTCCGTTCTCTGGTTGAAAAGCCCGCCATCGGCGAAGCTCCTTCCAGACTGGCAATCGTAGGTCGTTATGTTCTGCTGCCGGAAATCTTTGATCATCTGGAAAATCTTGAGCCGGGTGTGGGCGGAGAAATCCAGCTCACCGATGCCCTGCAGGGACTGGCGCAGGATAACAAGCTGCTGGCCGTGAAACTGCGCGGACAGAGGTTTGACGCCGGGGACTGGGTGGAGTATCTTACCGCAAATATTTACTTCGCCCTTCAGGATGAAGAATTGCGTGATGACGTTGTAGCCAGATTGCGGGAGCTTTTGTCTTGTTCGTAA